The Saprospiraceae bacterium genome includes a window with the following:
- a CDS encoding fasciclin domain-containing protein, whose translation MTRIFQSLLFIAAFSIFSCKQSAENTQTSNATGSVASQDMVGQSNVKDDVSNPNIVQVASGSADHTTLVAAVKAAGLVDALSNAGPFTVFAPTNAAFEKLPAGTVEGLLKPEKKADLQNILEYHTYVGSMKADYYQDGQTYEQVNGGKVEITKKDGKIYVNGSEIVATIATSNGMIHVINDVLLPK comes from the coding sequence ATGACACGAATATTCCAATCCCTGCTCTTCATTGCAGCATTCAGTATTTTCTCCTGCAAACAGTCTGCTGAAAATACACAAACATCAAATGCAACCGGATCTGTTGCTTCACAGGACATGGTAGGACAATCTAATGTGAAGGATGATGTTTCCAACCCAAATATCGTTCAGGTGGCTTCCGGAAGTGCAGACCACACGACATTAGTTGCCGCAGTAAAAGCTGCCGGTCTGGTTGATGCTTTAAGCAATGCCGGACCTTTTACTGTATTTGCACCGACAAATGCGGCATTTGAAAAACTCCCTGCCGGTACAGTCGAAGGCTTATTAAAACCTGAAAAAAAGGCCGATCTGCAAAACATTCTTGAATATCACACTTACGTAGGTTCGATGAAAGCTGATTATTATCAGGATGGTCAAACTTACGAACAGGTCAATGGCGGAAAGGTGGAAATCACCAAAAAAGATGGAAAAATATATGTAAATGGCAGTGAAATAGTAGCAACAATAGCCACATCCAATGGTATGATCCATGTGATCAATGACGTATTGCTGCCAAAATAG
- a CDS encoding group III truncated hemoglobin encodes MELHDITDRKDIELLVNTFYEKVKDDKVLSIMFAEVHWDAHLPVMYDFWENVIFHTGNYTGNPMVKHQLIHQKHPLTHLHFKRWLAIFQKTADELFSGPNATTITQRAKSIAAIMEMKIVPEKKMI; translated from the coding sequence ATGGAACTGCATGATATCACAGATAGAAAAGACATAGAATTATTGGTCAACACATTTTATGAAAAAGTAAAAGATGACAAAGTTCTCAGCATCATGTTTGCCGAAGTTCATTGGGATGCCCATCTGCCGGTGATGTATGATTTCTGGGAGAATGTCATCTTTCATACCGGAAACTATACCGGAAATCCTATGGTAAAACATCAACTTATACATCAAAAACATCCTTTGACCCATCTGCACTTTAAAAGGTGGCTGGCTATTTTTCAAAAGACTGCGGACGAACTTTTTTCCGGACCGAATGCTACAACTATAACTCAAAGGGCTAAAAGTATTGCTGCCATAATGGAAATGAAAATAGTTCCTGAAAAAAAAATGATTTAA
- a CDS encoding ABC transporter permease subunit: protein MRKIAGFVIADILKNKIVLVYTVLLATFAWSVFSLEDNTAKGVLSLLNIVLLTVPLVSVIFANIYMYNSSEFIELLVSQPIKRSTIWTGIFAGLVFAMNMAFLVGIGIPVLIFVPDITGLIIILTGILITTIFISIAILCSILSRDKARGIGLAIIIWLFLTLIYDGLVLFFMFQFSDYPIEKGMVIVSALNPIDLARIMVLLQVDVSALMGYTGAVFKQIFGTASGLTVSFGLMVLWIIIPFLISLRKFKNKDL from the coding sequence ATGAGAAAAATAGCCGGTTTTGTGATAGCGGATATTCTGAAAAATAAAATTGTACTGGTTTACACCGTTTTATTGGCCACATTTGCATGGAGTGTATTCAGTCTTGAAGACAATACCGCCAAAGGTGTACTTTCTTTGCTCAATATTGTTTTGCTGACAGTCCCCCTGGTTTCTGTCATTTTTGCCAATATCTATATGTACAATAGTTCTGAGTTTATTGAGCTCCTCGTGAGTCAGCCCATAAAGAGAAGTACTATCTGGACAGGTATATTTGCAGGATTGGTCTTCGCTATGAATATGGCATTTCTTGTAGGAATAGGAATACCTGTGTTGATTTTTGTCCCTGATATTACAGGTTTGATTATTATTTTAACAGGGATCCTGATTACAACTATATTTATTTCCATCGCCATTTTATGTTCAATTCTTTCGAGAGATAAGGCACGAGGTATAGGCCTTGCCATTATAATCTGGCTTTTTCTTACCTTAATTTATGATGGACTTGTTTTGTTTTTTATGTTTCAGTTTTCTGATTATCCGATTGAGAAAGGAATGGTCATCGTATCGGCTTTAAATCCGATTGATCTGGCCAGAATTATGGTCCTGTTGCAGGTGGATGTTTCAGCATTGATGGGATATACAGGCGCTGTTTTTAAACAAATTTTCGGGACAGCTTCAGGTCTGACTGTTTCTTTTGGATTAATGGTTCTTTGGATAATTATTCCTTTTTTGATATCATTAAGAAAATTTAAAAATAAAGACCTATAA
- a CDS encoding ABC transporter ATP-binding protein, with the protein MIALKNIKKSFGKTEVLKSISLQLESGQCIGLIGPNACGKTTMIKSILSMVIPDSGEIFFNGKSILGDVLYKNHIGYMPQIGRYPENMSILQVVNMIKNIRKFSGEFDEELWFAFGLDGMSDKKMRTLSGGTTQKVSATLAFLFNPDVLILDEPTAGLDPLAAEILRDKIIKEREKGKLILITSHLLNELDELLTHVIFMQEGEIILFKTLDALFTETGEVKISKAIKMLLKSGSR; encoded by the coding sequence ATGATTGCATTAAAAAATATAAAAAAATCTTTTGGAAAGACGGAGGTACTTAAAAGTATTTCTTTACAATTGGAGTCAGGACAGTGCATTGGACTGATTGGTCCGAATGCTTGCGGCAAAACGACAATGATAAAGTCCATATTGAGTATGGTTATTCCTGATTCAGGTGAGATATTTTTCAATGGAAAAAGTATTCTGGGAGATGTATTGTATAAAAATCACATCGGTTATATGCCACAGATTGGACGATATCCCGAAAATATGAGTATCCTGCAGGTTGTCAATATGATCAAAAATATAAGAAAGTTTTCGGGTGAATTTGACGAAGAACTATGGTTTGCTTTTGGTCTCGATGGCATGTCTGATAAAAAAATGAGAACACTTTCCGGAGGAACAACGCAAAAAGTAAGTGCAACATTAGCATTCCTATTCAATCCGGATGTGCTGATACTTGACGAACCTACCGCAGGACTTGATCCACTGGCTGCTGAGATTTTGAGAGATAAAATCATAAAAGAACGGGAAAAAGGAAAATTGATTCTGATCACTTCTCATTTACTCAACGAATTGGATGAATTGCTGACCCATGTCATTTTTATGCAGGAAGGAGAGATTATACTGTTCAAAACATTGGATGCACTTTTTACAGAAACAGGTGAAGTGAAAATTTCCAAAGCGATTAAAATGCTTTTAAAATCAGGATCGAGATGA
- a CDS encoding nitrous oxide reductase family maturation protein NosD has product MGSYLKIVCFSLFFCGILTAETIHVGPGKENKSIRAALFKAHHNDTIIVYHSLYREGNIVINKRIVMLGEGWPVLDGQHKYEVVSIKADSVIFSGFQIQNSGVSTMNDPGGIKVYDGIGVIIENNILENNFFGIYIQYGKNCIVRNNRIKAYGVEEQQIGNGIHCWKSDSLQIIGNQIQGHRDGIYFEFVTNSIIWRNISKNNIRYGLHFMFSNNDAYINNYFDNNGAGVAVMYTKKVVMYSNTFKNSHGDAAYGILLKDISDAEIIGNRFLDNTIALYMEGANRILIKKNVLSGNGWGMKIQSNCMDNVITENNFFANTFDVATSGTLVLNTFDRNYWDKYEGYDIDKDSYGDVPYHPLSIFSTIIENNPIAMLLYRSFMVTLMERTEKLIPSITPDIFRDNQPIMKAYNL; this is encoded by the coding sequence ATGGGAAGTTATTTGAAAATCGTTTGTTTTTCTTTATTTTTTTGTGGCATATTGACGGCGGAAACTATCCATGTTGGTCCGGGTAAAGAAAATAAATCTATTAGAGCGGCTTTGTTTAAAGCTCACCATAATGATACGATTATTGTCTATCACAGCTTATACAGAGAAGGCAATATTGTCATCAATAAACGTATTGTGATGTTGGGTGAAGGGTGGCCTGTACTGGATGGACAACATAAATATGAAGTTGTATCCATAAAAGCAGACAGTGTTATTTTTTCCGGTTTTCAGATTCAGAATTCTGGTGTTTCAACAATGAATGACCCGGGTGGAATCAAAGTTTATGACGGCATTGGTGTCATCATTGAAAACAATATTCTTGAAAACAATTTTTTTGGTATTTATATCCAGTATGGTAAGAATTGTATCGTCCGCAATAACCGTATTAAAGCTTACGGAGTTGAAGAGCAACAAATCGGAAATGGTATCCATTGCTGGAAAAGTGACAGTCTTCAGATTATCGGAAATCAAATACAGGGACACAGAGATGGAATCTATTTTGAGTTTGTTACTAATTCCATTATCTGGCGCAATATTTCTAAAAATAATATCCGATACGGATTGCATTTTATGTTTTCAAATAATGATGCATACATCAATAATTATTTTGATAACAACGGGGCCGGGGTAGCAGTGATGTACACTAAAAAAGTAGTAATGTACTCCAATACATTTAAAAACAGTCATGGAGATGCAGCTTATGGTATTTTATTGAAAGATATTTCTGATGCGGAGATTATTGGAAACCGATTTTTAGATAATACTATTGCACTTTACATGGAAGGTGCCAATCGGATTTTGATCAAAAAAAATGTTTTATCCGGCAATGGCTGGGGAATGAAAATCCAGTCAAACTGTATGGATAATGTCATTACTGAAAATAATTTTTTTGCCAACACCTTTGATGTGGCTACCAGTGGAACGCTGGTACTTAACACTTTTGACCGTAATTATTGGGATAAATACGAAGGTTACGATATAGACAAAGATAGTTACGGCGACGTTCCTTATCACCCGCTGAGTATTTTTTCAACCATTATTGAAAATAATCCAATTGCTATGTTGCTGTACAGGAGTTTTATGGTGACTTTGATGGAAAGAACGGAAAAACTCATTCCGAGCATTACACCTGATATATTCAGGGACAATCAGCCCATTATGAAAGCGTATAATTTATGA
- a CDS encoding nitrous oxide reductase accessory protein NosL, whose protein sequence is MNAYSNLTKGLLVLAGFCILSAVYLPIWRIELDAPQYPEGLSLQIYANRLAGDVDIINGLNHYIGMKTLHAEEFIEFKVLPYILGFFGLWTILTAFLKSKRATLILLICFALFGVLAMYDFWRWEYEYGHNLDPTAAIIVPGMAYQPPLIGFKQLLNFGAYSIPDVGGWLMLAGGILIGFVYVLQAGFLDRFIKRNNKLPVLIAAPLLFMMSSCAPEGPQSIKIHKDNCAHCKMTISEEHFAAELITDKGRVYMFDDITCLITFKNYNTDKPMKRAYVHYYPGSNELIPAETAFYVKSPILRSPMAGNIAAFKTETEADEFKIKLNGEIVDWNFLQQPEK, encoded by the coding sequence ATGAATGCATATTCAAATTTAACGAAGGGATTACTCGTCCTGGCAGGATTTTGTATCTTAAGTGCTGTTTATTTGCCGATATGGCGAATTGAGTTGGATGCACCCCAATATCCGGAAGGATTGAGTTTGCAGATTTATGCCAACAGACTGGCTGGCGATGTAGATATTATTAACGGACTGAATCATTACATTGGAATGAAAACTTTACATGCTGAAGAATTTATTGAGTTTAAAGTACTTCCCTATATTTTAGGATTTTTTGGGCTCTGGACGATACTCACTGCTTTTCTGAAAAGTAAAAGAGCTACATTGATATTATTAATTTGCTTTGCCCTGTTCGGAGTTTTGGCGATGTATGATTTCTGGAGATGGGAATATGAGTATGGACACAATCTGGATCCAACTGCTGCCATCATAGTACCTGGCATGGCGTATCAGCCGCCATTAATCGGATTTAAGCAATTGCTTAATTTTGGTGCATACTCTATACCGGATGTGGGTGGATGGCTGATGTTAGCCGGAGGTATTTTGATCGGTTTTGTGTATGTTTTACAGGCAGGGTTTTTGGATAGATTTATAAAAAGAAATAACAAATTGCCTGTTTTAATAGCTGCCCCTTTGTTATTTATGATGAGTTCCTGTGCTCCGGAAGGTCCACAGTCTATTAAAATTCATAAAGACAATTGTGCTCATTGTAAAATGACAATCTCAGAAGAACATTTTGCAGCAGAGCTCATCACGGACAAGGGCAGAGTGTATATGTTTGATGATATTACCTGTCTTATCACTTTCAAAAATTACAATACAGACAAACCGATGAAAAGGGCTTATGTACATTATTATCCGGGTAGCAATGAACTCATTCCGGCAGAAACCGCATTTTACGTAAAAAGTCCTATATTAAGAAGTCCTATGGCTGGAAATATTGCAGCTTTTAAAACTGAAACAGAAGCAGATGAATTTAAAATCAAACTGAACGGAGAGATAGTGGATTGGAATTTTCTTCAACAACCTGAAAAGTAG
- the nosZ gene encoding Sec-dependent nitrous-oxide reductase gives MRTNLLNFLAGILTVLVLLSSCRPKNAATAISGDAAVKSFVAPGQYDEYYNFVSGGFSGQMSVYGLPSGRLFRVIPVFSVDPEKGWGYSEETKPMLNTSHGFVPWDDLHHVELSQTNGEINGKWVFGNANNTPRIARIDLKTFKTAEIIEIPNSAGNHSSPFGTENSEYIVAGTRFSVPPDDADGDVPIDSYKKNFKGHISFISVNQETGKMDIAFQLKTPGVNFDLARCGRAKSHGWFFFSTYNTEQANTLLEVNASQKDKDYIMAVNWKKAEEYLKAGKGKKQKVKYAHNVWDDHAHTGTSTIKTEVTVLDVSEFKDICYMIPCPKSPHGCDVDPTGEYIVGSGKLAALLPVFSFDKLQAAIANKAYDGEYEGIPVLKYEEVLYGEVKKPGLGPLHTEFDGKGFAYTSFFVSSEIVKWNIKDLTVVDRVPTFYSVGHLCIPGGNTRKPSPKYLVAYNKITKDRYLPTGPELAHSAQLFDISGDKMQMILDFPTIGEPHYAQAALADLIKNNGQLKIYKIEDNKHPRVAKGESESKVVREGNKVHVYMTAIRSHFAPDNIEGVRMGDEVYFHVTNLEQDWDVPHGFAIKGANNAELLIMPGETTTLKWVPDRVGIFPFYCTDFCSALHQEMQGYIRVSPAGSKTPLTFHVGKLPSVEKPVQ, from the coding sequence ATGAGAACAAATCTTTTAAACTTTCTTGCAGGCATTTTGACGGTCTTGGTACTGTTATCATCCTGCAGACCTAAAAATGCTGCCACAGCTATTTCTGGCGATGCAGCAGTAAAATCATTCGTAGCTCCCGGGCAATATGATGAATATTATAATTTTGTAAGTGGAGGATTTAGCGGGCAGATGTCTGTGTATGGACTTCCCAGCGGCAGATTATTCAGAGTCATACCGGTATTTTCTGTAGATCCTGAAAAAGGATGGGGATATAGTGAAGAAACAAAACCAATGTTGAATACTTCTCATGGATTTGTACCTTGGGATGATTTGCATCACGTTGAACTTTCACAAACAAATGGTGAAATCAATGGGAAATGGGTTTTTGGAAATGCTAACAATACCCCGAGAATAGCCAGAATTGATCTTAAAACATTCAAAACTGCTGAAATAATCGAGATCCCTAATAGTGCTGGTAATCATAGTTCGCCATTCGGCACAGAGAATTCTGAATATATCGTGGCCGGGACAAGATTTTCAGTACCACCGGATGACGCAGATGGAGATGTTCCGATAGATTCTTATAAGAAAAATTTTAAAGGGCATATTTCATTTATCAGCGTAAATCAGGAAACCGGAAAAATGGATATTGCTTTTCAATTGAAAACACCGGGAGTTAATTTTGACCTGGCAAGATGCGGAAGAGCGAAATCTCATGGCTGGTTCTTTTTCTCAACCTATAATACGGAGCAGGCTAATACACTTCTGGAAGTAAATGCTTCTCAGAAAGATAAGGATTATATCATGGCTGTCAACTGGAAAAAGGCGGAAGAATATCTGAAAGCAGGTAAAGGTAAAAAACAAAAGGTAAAATATGCCCATAATGTTTGGGACGATCATGCACATACAGGTACATCTACTATTAAAACAGAAGTAACCGTTTTGGATGTGTCCGAGTTCAAAGATATATGCTACATGATTCCTTGCCCTAAATCACCACATGGATGTGATGTTGATCCTACAGGAGAATACATAGTTGGTAGTGGTAAATTGGCAGCATTACTTCCGGTATTTAGTTTTGATAAGTTGCAGGCAGCTATTGCCAATAAGGCTTATGACGGTGAATATGAAGGTATTCCTGTCCTGAAATACGAAGAAGTTCTGTATGGCGAAGTCAAAAAACCAGGCTTAGGACCGTTACATACTGAATTTGATGGTAAAGGATTTGCATACACATCATTCTTTGTATCGTCTGAAATCGTAAAATGGAATATCAAAGACCTTACAGTAGTGGACAGAGTGCCCACATTTTATTCAGTAGGACACCTTTGTATTCCCGGCGGTAATACTCGTAAACCATCTCCAAAATATCTTGTAGCTTATAATAAAATCACAAAAGACAGATACCTGCCTACTGGTCCTGAACTAGCGCATAGTGCACAGTTGTTTGATATATCAGGAGATAAGATGCAGATGATTCTGGACTTTCCGACAATAGGGGAGCCACATTATGCTCAGGCTGCTTTGGCTGACCTTATTAAAAACAACGGGCAGTTGAAAATCTATAAAATAGAAGACAACAAACACCCGAGAGTAGCCAAAGGTGAAAGTGAATCTAAAGTGGTAAGAGAAGGAAATAAAGTTCATGTTTATATGACGGCAATAAGGTCTCACTTTGCACCGGACAACATAGAAGGAGTCAGGATGGGTGATGAAGTGTACTTTCATGTCACCAATCTGGAGCAGGACTGGGATGTTCCGCATGGATTTGCTATCAAAGGTGCAAATAATGCAGAATTACTAATCATGCCCGGTGAAACAACAACACTGAAGTGGGTTCCGGACAGAGTGGGTATATTTCCATTTTATTGTACAGACTTTTGTAGTGCTTTACATCAGGAAATGCAAGGTTATATTCGTGTATCGCCTGCTGGCAGTAAAACACCATTGACCTTCCACGTAGGCAAACTACCGAGTGTAGAAAAGCCAGTGCAGTAA
- a CDS encoding c-type cytochrome yields MRNIKIILVFATLAFVIACGGNNQKPTPDSNASSVQKKSEVSDYDPNRGEGKFNEQNVILDASLNKAFADAGEIASGVKCTSCHKMSSERLVGPGWKGVTERRTPYWLMNFITNPDPMIDKDPELQAQLELCLVRMPNQSLADEEARNILEFMRKNDGVK; encoded by the coding sequence ATGAGGAACATCAAAATTATTTTAGTTTTCGCCACTTTGGCTTTTGTCATTGCATGTGGCGGTAACAATCAAAAACCTACACCTGATTCAAATGCTTCATCTGTACAAAAAAAGAGTGAAGTGAGTGACTATGACCCCAATCGTGGAGAGGGCAAATTTAATGAGCAAAATGTAATATTGGATGCATCGCTAAATAAAGCTTTTGCAGATGCTGGCGAAATAGCGTCAGGTGTGAAATGTACTTCCTGCCACAAAATGAGTAGTGAAAGGTTGGTAGGGCCAGGCTGGAAAGGCGTCACAGAAAGAAGAACGCCCTATTGGCTCATGAACTTTATCACCAATCCTGATCCGATGATTGATAAAGACCCGGAATTACAAGCCCAATTAGAACTTTGCCTGGTCAGAATGCCCAATCAGAGTCTTGCGGATGAAGAAGCAAGAAACATACTTGAATTTATGAGGAAAAATGATGGTGTAAAATAA
- a CDS encoding ISAs1 family transposase yields the protein MKPLVDFLAQVPDWRRAQGKRINLSNFLEMLVLAGLSGRFGIRDSARFIKTNAAFFIDRYNLQHGVPSQTTVFTSLEFIDFKAFNQAIKQWVLQYLPEDEADLWLAIDGKALKSTVTDYNNEKHNFITIVSAFANKIGITIHSTSYESKKDNEPQAAMDLIQDLELKGVTFTLDAVHCQKNDHNHPGRRK from the coding sequence ATGAAACCATTAGTTGATTTTCTTGCACAAGTACCTGATTGGCGAAGAGCTCAGGGTAAAAGGATTAATCTCAGTAACTTTTTAGAAATGCTCGTTCTCGCTGGTTTAAGTGGGAGGTTTGGTATTAGGGATAGTGCACGGTTTATAAAGACCAATGCAGCATTTTTCATTGACAGATATAATCTTCAACATGGCGTACCTAGTCAAACCACGGTGTTTACTAGTTTAGAATTTATTGATTTTAAGGCATTTAATCAAGCTATTAAACAGTGGGTTTTACAATATCTGCCGGAAGATGAAGCTGATCTTTGGCTAGCAATTGATGGTAAAGCATTGAAATCCACTGTAACGGATTACAATAATGAAAAACATAATTTTATTACTATAGTCAGTGCATTTGCAAACAAGATAGGCATAACCATCCATAGCACATCGTATGAGAGCAAGAAAGATAATGAACCACAAGCAGCTATGGATTTGATACAAGACTTAGAATTAAAGGGCGTAACATTTACTTTAGATGCTGTACATTGCCAAAAAAACGATCACAACCATCCTGGAAGGAGGAAATGA
- a CDS encoding ISAs1 family transposase, which produces MVKVYEVDVNELEFCKWENINKIIILTSSGTRKGKNYEQKHYYITSRTEQSARYYTNKIREHWGIENRSHWVKDVIMNEDDSKIKNLERSKILSSVRCLVVNIFRLNNYQSVKYGIEKHQNNLPNSIELII; this is translated from the coding sequence ATCGTAAAAGTATATGAAGTAGATGTTAATGAACTGGAATTTTGTAAATGGGAAAATATAAACAAAATAATAATTTTAACATCAAGTGGCACGAGAAAAGGAAAGAACTATGAACAAAAACACTACTACATTACAAGTAGAACAGAGCAGTCTGCGAGATATTATACGAATAAAATTAGAGAACATTGGGGAATTGAGAACAGGAGCCATTGGGTAAAAGATGTAATAATGAATGAAGATGATAGCAAAATTAAAAATCTGGAAAGATCAAAGATATTATCAAGTGTACGCTGTCTAGTAGTAAACATATTCAGATTAAATAATTATCAAAGTGTCAAATATGGAATCGAAAAACATCAAAACAATTTACCTAATTCAATTGAACTTATTATTTAA
- a CDS encoding sigma-70 family RNA polymerase sigma factor: MTLEFKEDRIKNIVLPFKDKLYRFALNIVSDTYDAEDIMQELMIKIWKRWEQFQEIENQEAWCMTVTRNMAIDKVRSRKAPMQDIDTVHTISDSEATPDKAMEKSERMGFIMKILNELPDKQRTIVHLRDIEGYTYQEIADITETTLDFVKVSLHRARKTMKEKLIQRNFKRND; this comes from the coding sequence TTGACCTTGGAATTTAAAGAAGATCGCATAAAGAACATTGTTCTGCCTTTTAAAGATAAATTATACCGTTTTGCATTAAATATCGTCAGCGACACTTATGATGCTGAAGATATCATGCAGGAGTTAATGATAAAAATCTGGAAGCGCTGGGAACAGTTTCAGGAAATTGAAAATCAGGAAGCCTGGTGTATGACAGTGACCCGAAATATGGCTATTGATAAAGTGAGAAGCCGAAAAGCTCCTATGCAGGATATTGACACGGTTCATACCATCTCAGATAGTGAGGCGACGCCTGATAAAGCGATGGAGAAGAGTGAGAGAATGGGATTTATCATGAAAATTCTCAATGAACTTCCGGATAAACAAAGGACAATCGTGCATTTGAGGGATATCGAAGGATATACTTATCAGGAAATAGCAGATATTACGGAGACTACACTTGATTTTGTGAAGGTAAGTTTGCACAGAGCACGAAAAACAATGAAGGAAAAATTGATACAAAGAAATTTTAAAAGAAATGACTGA
- a CDS encoding DUF4252 domain-containing protein codes for MKSNVSFAFLFFLSLLSVTAQQDAIEKFFKDYQENENFSAVYVSPKMFNMVSKAATDQANADLNAVLKDLKGLRILSTNVTPEKIYKEANLRLPVKDYEELMTVKDKGSNVRFLTKESGNVISELLMIVGGPNEFVMLSFIGTIDLAKISKLAKSLDIQGAEHLDKIEKKKK; via the coding sequence ATGAAATCAAATGTAAGTTTCGCCTTTTTGTTTTTTCTGAGCCTTTTGTCCGTAACTGCACAGCAAGATGCTATTGAAAAATTCTTTAAGGATTATCAGGAAAATGAAAATTTTTCTGCCGTATACGTAAGTCCGAAAATGTTTAATATGGTCAGTAAAGCTGCTACTGATCAGGCTAATGCAGATTTGAACGCCGTGTTAAAAGACCTGAAAGGGTTAAGAATACTATCTACAAATGTCACTCCTGAAAAAATTTATAAAGAAGCCAATCTGAGATTGCCGGTAAAAGATTATGAAGAGTTGATGACTGTTAAAGATAAAGGATCCAATGTTCGTTTCTTAACAAAAGAAAGTGGTAATGTTATATCAGAATTATTAATGATAGTGGGTGGACCCAATGAGTTTGTAATGTTGAGTTTTATAGGCACAATAGATCTGGCAAAAATATCTAAACTTGCAAAATCACTTGATATACAAGGTGCTGAACATTTAGACAAAATAGAAAAGAAAAAGAAATAA
- a CDS encoding DUF4252 domain-containing protein, translating to MKFQRVLLPIFIIILSISAYGQKNIDQILRKYKNDTGVVNLNFTGDITKYLKSSNVNLESTVDDADVFIFENQKDISTNDQEAIRLTLDKHKFESLLDFKNKDQKVKLYVLDTGKYLSKVYANVKTKDSNIYILLSGKIKPEELSKLNLNFEGSEVFKQLDSGK from the coding sequence ATGAAATTTCAAAGAGTCCTTTTACCTATATTTATAATCATCCTTAGTATTTCTGCTTATGGTCAGAAAAACATAGATCAGATACTCCGTAAATACAAAAATGACACGGGTGTCGTGAATCTGAATTTTACAGGTGATATCACAAAATATCTGAAGTCATCCAATGTCAATTTGGAAAGCACTGTAGATGATGCAGACGTTTTTATATTTGAGAATCAGAAAGATATCAGTACCAATGATCAGGAAGCAATCAGATTAACACTCGATAAACATAAGTTTGAAAGTTTATTGGATTTCAAAAATAAAGATCAAAAGGTAAAATTATATGTCTTAGACACAGGAAAATATCTCAGCAAAGTCTATGCGAATGTAAAAACCAAGGATAGTAATATATATATTTTACTTTCCGGAAAGATAAAACCTGAAGAATTGAGCAAGCTGAATCTAAATTTTGAAGGTAGCGAGGTTTTTAAGCAATTAGATTCAGGGAAGTAA
- a CDS encoding PLDc_N domain-containing protein, which translates to MNLIFGLGPQELIVLALIFLIFLFPVWAIIDIVTSEFKGNDKIIWLLIVLFLPFAGAIIYLLIGRKQKVRISNHSQNTDELV; encoded by the coding sequence ATGAATCTGATATTTGGTTTGGGCCCACAGGAACTTATTGTTTTAGCGCTTATTTTCCTGATCTTTTTATTTCCTGTTTGGGCAATTATAGATATTGTGACTTCTGAATTTAAAGGAAATGATAAGATTATTTGGCTATTAATTGTATTATTTCTACCTTTTGCAGGTGCAATTATATATTTGTTGATTGGCAGAAAGCAGAAGGTCAGAATATCTAACCATTCCCAAAATACAGATGAACTTGTATAG